The sequence TATCATTctaaggagaaataaaaaaaatatttcctttgggGTGTCAATGATACTCCACGTGCCTTCAAATGTTACATTTCGCCGCGCGCCCTCTCCCAGGTTAAGGTTGCTTTCCAATAaaggttttttatttcattagcttcactaacaatatttaaaaataactgatgaatatctaaaagtctCAGGTCTTCACATATAAAAACTTGTTGTAGACTAGTATTTCCTGAAAGGAACTGCATACCACCAAAGAGCCCCAGAAATGACCTTAACACTATCCaactttaacaattaaaaaattgtttgttcaAAAAGTATGTTAGTATCATGAGGGGACATTTGTACCATGTTTGTTTATTTAAACGATGATAGTTATAACTTCATGCGTATAATATGTAAGTTAAGTAATGCATGGGGATGCAACTAAATTTAGGTAGACAGATTGACATTCAATGAcagatcaaaaaataaaaatggagaaatagaTCTCAGTAATGatattaatattgatttttttcatttactaattttaaatccactttttgcaataaaaagtagaaaaaattagGGCAGAGAAATGTATGTACTTACTGCAACTAAAGAGGTTAAAGTCAATTTCCTCGATTAATTAAATAAGACAGAGAAGGACATTTGCTAGACTATCATTAATTTACCTGCTGTCAGTGCTGTACATTCAATTAAATACCCAATTTCCTTGGGACATGCTGAATTTTGAGAGGATAGTCTCAGTACTCACTTTAAAATAACACTTTCTCTTCAGTTAAGGAAATGAGTAGAATGACAGGCCATGCTGTAACCATCACCATGTGATGTCAGCTTCCTTTCTTCAGCTCCTCCTTGGTCAAGCTGTAATGATAGTACCATGGGCCATCGTTTCTTTCAGTGGTTCTTCAGGATTCCTTTAAAGCTGGAGGACTTCATTGGTGAATAGAAGGTTGTAGCCAGTAGGGGTAGATGGGATTCTGGGCTCAATCAACCCGCAAAAGTTTTGTGTGGTACTATCTTAAGTGAGTCCATCCCATATCAACTCCATGAAATATTCTACCCCAAAAAAACACCCTACCCAATTAAAGATATTCTTTGACCTTGTCTCAATGTAATTTCAAGTCCTATCAAGATGCCaccattaatataaatatatgctCTTTCAAAGTGGCTCCAAGGACTTTCTCATTTGGAGTGACTctaaggccattttacatggggcacaCCATTGCACTGGTTTGTGCTGAaaacatttgtttaaatttagagcaggggctattttgccttctTGAATCCATGCATTCTCGCTTGTGTTCCAGCACTTCACCCCTTTACATAATGCAATTTTGATTATATCTTCGtacattcatcaaattatgcAATGACGAGCCCGGTGTTGTAAAATGGACTCTTCAAAACTAATCATTAAGACCCCCGCTTATAAGGAGCTAATATCACCAAATTTCTCTTAAGTGAAATGGCAAAAGGAAAAGCTGGAGTCATTTAGATTCAAATACACTCATAATAAGAGCTGATTGTGAAGTTATTCATACAATTGGCCTCATCTATGGCACTCTCAAACTATTAAGTACATAATAATTATACTACTAACTCAGTTTTGCAATCAAGACTTGATTGTGATGCTGAACCAAAACTCACTCACATCCTGTTTCCAACTTGGAACTATCCTTGTTAATTCACTGGACCAAAAGGGGGCATAATAATCACTCACTTTGTGCTTAAATGTGAAAACTAGTTGGAATAGGTGAGGGTACAGGTCACCATGGACTATGACACTGGCAAATAAATTTCACACTCTAAGGGTAGGGAGGCCAAGTATTTTCCTTTAGCGATCACTCGATTCAAATGTTCTTATTGGAAGGTGTCCAAGGGCTTCACCGTAATTAAGCCCCTGGATCCTTCAATTGGTAACCAAACACTCGTTGTGAAAGGTCACTTTGCTCTGAAAGTCaccctttaaaattttaaagagaacATATTTGCTGcagcattcatattttttatttctcttattcaTGTCCCATTAAGGGCATTGGGTTAAATTCTATAGCAAGAGTACTAAGTACATTGCTGTGGAACAATCATTAACAAGAATGCGCTAGATACAGCTGAATTCTTCATTTCAAAAGAATGTGAAATCAGATAATGCTCTTCCATTACATGTTCATGAGTGAAAGGTATGTACCTGAATCcatccaaaataaataaaaatattacccgagttaaaaaattttcctcctaCAAATTGAAATTAGATGCAGAGGATCTACTAATGGCATTAACACTTCTAGGTGTAAAattaacaatgcaaaaaaatcattttacttgaatgacattaaatttgcaaaaaattaccGGATTACCCATGTTTACCAGCCATTCCATAAAGCAAACCAACTTATatcaaattgaattttcataGGCCAAATTTTGATTACTAATCTAAGTAGGTACATATAAGGTTTCTCTAAGAGAATTTCATCCCTGTTGGCATACATATTTCTCAATCCCTGTGGACATGAGTAAAAACAAAGTCATAGGTTCAATGTAATGCTTCAATTACTctctaatatttgaaaaatgtgtcTGTGCTTTGAACTATGAAATTTTAGCTTAGCTTGAAATTACCGTAGTAAGTATGAATCACATAACTAGAAAAAAAGCGTTTTATGTAAGTGATTCAAATATCCTCCAGTAACACTAtttttcattgacaaaaaataatgttGCATCTAAGTTTTGGAAATAACCATGATTCCCTGCCATAAATAAAAATGAGCTATTTTCCCATGAAATGCTTGTTTTGATTGATAACTCATTCGTTGATTACAGCCTAATCTAATTCTCTTCAAAGATTTTACCACAGAAAAACTTTGAGAGCATATATACAGGTCAATAATTAAAAGGGGATTGTCACATTTCATCAGTTTTCTGATTTTTTGGTGTGTTGGCTTCTGTATCTGGTGCTATAACTTCAACTGATCGAAATTTTTTGGTAAATCCAAATGGTAAGTCTTGGCTTTCCGAACTTGATGGAGTCTCTACAGCACTTCTAGGAGAAACAGTTGTCACACTAACTGGAGCACCTTGTCTTGCAGATTGAACTGGATAACTTAATGGGAGTGGAGCAGGATGACTTCTGGCTGTGTCCACATACAATGGCTGAAGTTGTAGGGGTGCCGCCTGTAGGGGAACACCTTGTCGAAAATTCACATTTTGAGGATCAATTAAATAATTGACAGGAAAAACATTCCCCCTTCTTCTAACATAAGGATTTATGCCATTGTTATAAGGAATAGGTCTTTGGACTCTATTTTGGGTGTTTATGGGCTGCCTTATCAGTGTTGGATTTAGTCTTTGGTCAAAAATCCTAccatattcataattatttggGACAGGGGCTACATTATTGACTGGTATTTGAAATCGATCAGCTGGAGCAGGATAAGGGATAAATATTGCTGGTGGAGTGAATCCAGAGTTTTCTGGTACATACTGTGGTTGTGGAATTATATTTCTTGGATCAGCTGGAAACTGGTTTGCATAATCTCCAGGTGGTGGAGCAGGAgtttgctgttgttgtaaatatGCCAGTAGCAATTCAATTAAGCCCCTGGGTCCATAAATAGGATAACCTTGGATTGTGGGGGGATAAGGATTGGGTCTTGGTTGGTAAGAATTGTATCGATTTGCATCTACATTATAGGTGGGTGGTTTTTGATGGTAAAGAAGTTGGGGATGAGGCAGGTATTGCGGGACTTGTTGGGCTTTAGGGGCATAGTTACCATCATTACTAAACACTCTTCCTGATCCATTAGATGGTTCACTTACTTGGTAAGCCTGGGAATACGTCCTCGGTATAGAGCTTGGTTGAATTGGAGGAAAGACTGGTATTGGACGAGATTGAAATGTATTAGGTCTAGGAGTACTCGGAAGGAATGCTACAATATTCTTTTGAGGGGGATAGTACTGCTGCTCTTGATAGTTGGAGGGAATTTCACTTTTTTGTGCAAATATTTGCAGCGGAGTCTGAGGTGAAGCCAGCTGCTCTCTCGGTAGCTGTCTCAGTCGATAATGGATGCTGTCTTTCGGAACCGGAACGCTTGTCAAACGTTGTCGTAGCAATGCCTCTGGTTGTACTTCCTCCTCTCCAAAGTCAGCCTTGTTCTCACGGTCCCCTGGTCGCCACCGCAGCAGCCTCGAGGGTACGACCACAAAGTGGGGCCTCTCTGTCACCACCCTCACCACGGGCCTCCTCTGCACCGGTTCCACCTTCTCTTCCTCCCGCTTTTCCGTCGTGGACTCAGTCACTTCCTCCGGCTTCCGCGTCGTACTCTCTACCCTCCTCGCCTCGGGCCTCACGATCCGCTGCACAACGCTTGGCCTCCGCGTCGTCGTAGACTCTCGCCCGGCCGCGCCGCCGCTCCCCGTTGTCTCCCGCACGCTCGCCGCCGTGGTTGGTGGTTCTGATGGGTGCAAGAACCGGTGGGAGCCCGACTGTTTGGCGCCCAGGATGCCAAGATGGCGGATCAGCTTGGCGACCGAATCGCGGTGGCCTCCGTGGGCCGCCGGAAGGGGTCGGACAGGTCTCGGGGTGGGCGTTGGGGCTTCGCTAGGAGGTTCTCCGGTCGTCTGGAAGCCGGTGGTGTTGCCCGCCGTGTAGGAGACGCGCCTCTGCCGGCCCCGCTCGTCCACGAAACCGAACATGCCGCGAACCGTACCCTCGGCGTCCCTCGTCTCGATCTTGAAGCTCCCGTCGGCCGCCTCGTAGCCGTACGTGTACGAGCCGTCGTCGTTCACGTGGTTGATTTGCCGCAAGATGGCAACCTGCGGGGCGAGCTGTTGCGCCCAAGCCACCGCCGCCGCCATCAGCAGGACCTGGGAATGGAGGGAGGCGAAGAAATTTGCAAGTGAAAGGTTAAATTTAGATTTCATTTGCCATTGAATCGATTGGCATAGAGTGGGGCAAGGGTGACATTAGCACAATTTGCCATGGGCGGCTTAAGGTCGCTGTTTTTTTGCGGGGGGAGGAGGTTCATTACTCTCTGAGGAGCCTTGGTAGTATGCAGTACATCCTAGCGATAATTTATGCCTTTTAATAATGCGCAGACATGTTTATTTAAGATAGTCATGGATTATTTTGAAGTTGTACTTAATAAGCTGGTGAAAACAATGTTTCATTCAATGGCCACCTTAGAGATTACCATCGTTTCAATgtttccagaaattacgggggCCCGCCTTTAACTCGCCACTGACAATTTCACATAAAACAAATATTCCAAAttctctttgtattttttatgaattttaattgcatCTACACTTTTTGGTAAAAAAAGAACAAATTGATTACCAGTCTaggaaatcattttttcttttctttgcaccattatcttttttattacataaatcGGTAGTTGAAAAAGCTTTACTGCTGGCTTCGGCAGAAAAAACTTAATACTAGGcaatgaaagaataatatatagaAGGGTAAGGATAAAAATACTGAGCACACAGTGCATAAAAATATCCCGCACCGGCAATCCCTTTCTTTAGTATTTATGAGATTATGAGATACTGTACTGGCGGTCTAATTGTAAGATCATGGCGCCTCCCGTCCGTCTCAGTTTATTTCTCATGGCCATAAATATTGTATACTATACGCtcttatataaatacatatatacatgcatataataatgtaaactctatgcCCATGACCGTGTTCACGCCAGTTCGTGCTATGTAACGCGTATGATTGACCGCGACCGCCCACCCTGGTCGTCCGTTTCCAGCTGGGCAATCGCTTACCCCGCCGTAGAAGCGGATTAAGGGGGACGGAGGGGCGGCCACCTCCTCGTAATTCCTGTATAAACAGAAAAGATGGTAATCATTAAGGCGGCTCTCCGATGCTAGTTTTTAGATCACCAGCTAATAAAAAAGATGACTTTAGAAGACTTAAATAAGGACCATGggtaaagcattcgaagtcattggttgtccagagcatctggcaaaCAAGGCAAAATCGCGGTCAATAGAAGGACTTGGCTGAAagtttctgtagcttaaaaaAATGTGCGTTTTCGACTTAAACATCATCATTacttttggttcctactggcataaGCACCCAACCCAACGATTCGATCGATGGGGTTTTCTTATTTATAGGAacatcctccaaaatcgttggcacattaatgacCGATGCtaggtttcgctagtagtgggccctggtcgcttctatagcggcgagggttttACCGTCCcgcccttccttccatatcccTATCCTAGAggagtcgtcgggctcctatcgcggcgcctctttcctttttccttcctttccacccCTCCTCGGGAGTGCGGGCGTATCAGTTAAGTCaatgggtcccggccccggtgtgttgtaaccctcagaggaccccccttgggtcctgatATCTGGAATAAGCACCCGTACTTACATTAGGATGCGATGTATGGGGAGTCAAAGCCAACCACTCAAGAATCGCCAGAAAACTAAACGAAGCTCATCGGACGTACCTCCTTTCGATCTCCGGCGCCTATTCTGTTTCCACTGatcatgggcgcagctaggaattaggcttggggtggtttaggtgcaactaataccggggtgtgtgggggtatggaatacccaccaggataagcggcaggtgcgagattaataaattggggaattttaagaaaaatggctaaaaatggtgagttttacggctttcagagggatattttattaatccttacactattctatcaatAATGTCAATCCAATCaagaaaatggattaaactgaaaaatttcactGAGTTTTGGGAGGggaggttatcccccaaaacccccctcgctgcgccactgccactGTTGCCCTACAAATTATCGCTAACACCCCACCTATGAAATATAGTGTTTTAGAGAGAATGGCACAAATCAAATGGTGGACAGGAGAAGATTGGGAATATTTTGGCATAAACTCAGGgaatataattgtggaaaacgtcaaaaaatttaaaagaattctaAGGAAAGAGGCCATGAAGAAATGGGAAGGAGGTTGGCATGATTCATCAAAAGGAAGATGCACCCACCTAATCTTCCCTACCGTTGCCATTAGACAAAGTTTCCAGATTTCAAGCAAACTCAAAAATTACTCAAATCCTTTGTGGACATGGAAATTTCAGAGCATACGAGAAtagaatagggttgtttcctattatttttttactgcctaaatcgaaagattattactcctggagtacgcatttcacgctattagatttttaaatgacgatatctatttatcgcgattaaatggaaagtgaaaaatttcaagcgcgcgaaaacgcgacgggtaagtatgaatgccgggaaatctcccgtgtgacgtcgttctggtccccgctgccgcaaggaaggtgaccttggggcgaggctctgagcgatgatacgacgcagaatgctagtaggtagctgagtaccatgctagctggtagcgcttggcttaaataaggattattaataccttatccaatgaaggaaactttttgaccataggcagttttaataggtggttattaagacatgtttccctgcgctctgtgcctcatgcatgcgttggtagtctcagacgatgtaaaactcctatctactcatatagaaactaggtccctgtgacgtcacgtagagtggcatcgcatgggcgccaatctggcctttttcaaatgaggataaaattgaccctagccattcgtctaaaccggtttttctaaaaccaaacaatttgtatattatgaatacactagtggtgggtaatgaatcgcaatcaatgcctttcgttttctttgatgaaggaaactaccctattgagaagaGGGGAGATCGAAACTTCCCAGAATGCGGGGAAGAGGTCTAGGTTGTACATAGAATTGAAGATTGTATTAAGTTTGAAACAATAAGATACACTATTTTGAACCACATGTGGGAATTAGATAGAAATTTTGAGTCCATTATTATATAGACGCTAGCAGTCTCACCACAAATATTACACTCATTCTCAACACAGACtcctgaataaatattattaaaaaaaatactagagTGAGAAGATAAAAGAGAGAAGATATtcagaagaagaaggaagaagatactccaaagaaagaaagaagagagaaaagaaaaagaattttgtgATTTTCCTTGCAGCTTCGTGATGGAAAGGTTGACTGGAAACCCGATGAGAAAGGAGGAAAACAAGAGTCCGCAGGCCGCGACGTGGCATACCTTGCGGaagaaatttattatattattttgtttttgaaaatccGATGATAACTTAATTGATTTAAATCAGAAATGTTGAAAGAAAGAAGTTTTGAAAGAAAGGGGGACTAAGTTTAGACAATATTAGCCCCCAAATATGTATTACTACGATTGGGGtagttcatcaaagaaaatgaaaggcattgattgcgattcgttacccaccattagtgaaccgtaatggtcaatattaacttcttttgaaaaaggccagattagcggccatgtgatgccactccacgtgacgtcacagatgctatacgagtagttagttttagatcgtctgagattaccaatgcatgcataaggcacagagctcagggaaacatctctaatgcttatttaagccaagcgctacctgctagcagcctgcatcgtagctgcactcatagcctcgcaccaaggtggccctCACACAACGGGAgccgaaaccagaatgacgtcacacgggcttttcccagcacaTGAATGCCGTcacatacttggccgtcgcgtcttcgcgctcttgaaatatttcacttttcatttcatcgcgaaaaatatcgtcatttaaaaatctgaaagcgtgaaatacgtaatccaggagtaataatatttccatttaggcaataaaaaaataggaaaccaccctattaaaaattaTACTCTGCCTACTCTCGAGTGGATGGGAGCAGTTAGAGTAGATGGAATAGACTGGGATACAGACATGACATCTGATAATAttccatttctccttttttattggCATAAGGTATCCAGGGTTACAATTTCgtacacaatttttctccaccttgaaTATATAAGCAACTTGTTCAAGCAGCCACATTATCACTGGGATTTATTTCATACCAAAAAGGCGCCGTGGAAAGTAACGCCACTAACTGCGGCCTTAATCCACCCCCGGCGCCCCGGCATTGTTGAGGAAGGATAAAAAAGAAGCCGCCTTATTTCTGGGAATGCCTGCAGGAAGCAGGAGCGTGCGACCGCCTCCGAAGGGGCTTCGCACCCTTTTGGCCCTCGCTTCAAAGAAGTGAAGGTAGACGGAATCTCCCTCTAAATCGGGCACCAAGGTAGCTGATCGGACTGTGACAATATTTCGCGTCCCGATCCAGGGCTTTGGTATATCTACAGCGGCTAATTTATACATGTTTCGATgataaaaattaccataaaataaaaaaaaacaaataataataaaatgaaacttgcaatgaaaacaagaaagaaatactgCAAACtgagaaggataaaaatataatctaataaaaaatataaaaaatcattttaagtgaaaaactgAGGAAATATTGATTTCTAGGATGCAGAGATAAGCtgtgaggaaagaaaaaattacattaacaGCTACGTTACCGTTcagagaatataaaatatattatttgggaGGAATCGCAGAGAGATGAGAGGTAAGGAAAAGATCAATTGAAGAGGGATGATTGTATCAAGAAGCCAACTGGCGTCAGGGATAATGAAAAGGCACAACGCAGCCTGCATTCGGCACATGAATTACACGTAAACCGTTCTCCAGCTCTCCACTCCCTCACCgtcgcgctgcttacattttttgccggtagttggcgtcttctgGGATGGAATCGCGAATAGCAAAACTCCCACATCATTTCACAGAAAGACAGCTTTAAAATATCCGCGCCATGTGAATTTCACGTTAGATTTCAAGTCTATTCTATCTTCTTTCCAACTGAGCGTTGATTTATCCTTCTCCTGAGCACCCTGTGTGCAATATTGTCTGCGCCACTCTCACAGATAGAATTGTCTAACAGCATACTATGGGGTCTGCGCAGTTACTTGATATTCACACGTTATTCTCTTGAAAGATATAATCGGTTGCGGATAATGTATTCTGCTTACGAAACAATGACTTTAGGGACTCCGAAAACTCTCAGGAATGGTTGCGCAAGCCCTTGTTACGTCATTACTCCGACTTTCCTCACTTTTTTCCATGCATCACAATCATAAAGCACATCTCGTGATTTATGAGTTGATTATAAGATATGTAAATTATCCGTTACAACACGGAGTGCCTTGCTCCGAGTTTAAATTTCAAGGGGCTATTTTCGCAGTGTATCGCTTAATCAATCCACACTTTTATATTAATAATGTATTGTGAATCTATCAGGGATATTAGCATTTTTCCTTGATCGCATATGATTACAACTGGGGAAAAACTGAATCCGACTGAATTTTGGGGACTGGTTTACATACTAAAAAATGACAATgggttattaatataaaatggtGGATTGAAGAAGCGAAACACTTCGAGAAAATCCCGTGAAATCTCGGAGCAGCGCGTTCTGTGACGAAACAGATAATTTACATATATAGTTATAATCTTATAATTAAGGAGGTGTGgctttattatatattaataatgcATCGCTAGTCAATGAATGATATTGGCATTGTCTGTTTCTTACGCATGATATCAACCAGTGTAAAACGGGACCCTACTGATGTTTGTTGACTGGCCTACCGTGTTCGCATTCTGTGAATGACTATCGATAACGAcaatatttcaaaggaaaattaatacCTTCTTTTTCCTTATAATTGCAGCAAAGTTCAACATTTCATGAGTCGGTTTGGTCTACGACTTCACATAGGGGACGTATAGGCCTCTtacttttcttaaaataatcTCTACAACGGGAAAATATCCATTGCCCATTTTTCACGATATAAAGGCCTGTATAAACGGTACATTAGCTCGTATAAAAGAATGTCTAAATTCATGAAaacgagaatgaacgccaaaatgcaccttgtaaccactcaacttgtgtgaatgcatgagtagaaaatagaacctgttctaattttattCTTGCATTTGTACAGGTTCCGTTTCCGTCCActaaaatcgttcatgcattcacacgttAATTCGTACGTGTTGATAAGCCGTGTTAACAGGCCTTAATACCTTCATTTTCCCACATTTCTGAGAGCTTTCTTAATTGCCAAGCACAAAAAGATTGAATTAATACTATTCATTGTTTTcgtaaggaaaaatataatatatattctacaatGTAGGTTCATTGATCTCATACTTTAATAAGAGCGTATGAGAGAGAGGGGAAAGGCAGGGGGGAATCCCCCCCTAAATGAggattttcttgttttttaacTGTTCAACGCCAGCCACTTAGAGATATCGTATTATTTGTTATCCATTCATTGGAGCTGCcgcatttccttattttttatatttcaaatgtattttaagtACATAAAATCGTAGTgtccttattttaaattattttgcctAAACTTACATAGATCTTGCTAACCGCGGATTTATAACCTATATGTATACACCACCACAGGAAGACGTAAttagagataaaattttcatgaagggTACAACTTTTCATAAcaggtatttatttattgattttatagtttAACGagcaaaaaacaaatttattaaatgattttaaccgCTTTTTAGATTTACGATTACTTATTGACGCTCGAGGAGAATTATGTGGCCCCTCCATTTCCGATTTTACGAACTATGGTAGCCTGAATTTGGATGGAAAGAGATGAGAACTGACCCCGGTACCTTGCAACGAGAAGAGGAACTCTATCATCCATTGAATCATCGCATACCGCATTTCAAACTCTAAAGCGTGTACATGCATCTCACAAGAGATGGGTAGACTTCCgctttgcaaaaatgttttcatcgaGACTTAAGGAAATTTCTATTTCCTCCAACAATCCTATGTGATAATTAAGCTAGTCAGAATTCCCTTCTCTTTTTAAACCCCCTGAACGTCTATTAGGCACTGTTTAGTAATGTGACGGAGATTTTAAGCTTAAAATGGTGTTGGAAATGTGCTTTGGTCAATGGGATTTTAATGTCGCAACTTGTTTGTTCTTAGATGTTGCTAAAATGCATGAAGAGTGGAGAATTCAGACTAACATAACAATTACACAGAAATTTTTAGATACAATGCAAATTTCCTTGTGAGtcttgataaaatatatttttcaaagcgGAAGACTACCTTGCATGTGTGGTAATTTATCTTAAATGtgaattaacccctcaagcgcggcgggcatttaattaaatcccatctcagcggccggatgagatttaaatgacttcgcctttttggcatactgtcattcaataatttatatctttcataatatacgatcagtatcatcgatatttttagtaaacttgcgtaatataatgggctactatataataatttttcaagcgatttgaaaataatatttattgttttatgtatctccttttatgaactaatgaataaattttcaatttcgaaagattttaatttggtttcgaataagctagcgagatctctaacattccatgcatttaaaaaaaatacaattacatgatgtaatttagttatttggggttgaaaatg comes from Ischnura elegans chromosome X, ioIscEleg1.1, whole genome shotgun sequence and encodes:
- the LOC124170955 gene encoding uncharacterized protein LOC124170955 produces the protein MHGQNLVLLMAAAVAWAQQLAPQVAILRQINHVNDDGSYTYGYEAADGSFKIETRDAEGTVRGMFGFVDERGRQRRVSYTAGNTTGFQTTGEPPSEAPTPTPRPVRPLPAAHGGHRDSVAKLIRHLGILGAKQSGSHRFLHPSEPPTTAASVRETTGSGGAAGRESTTTRRPSVVQRIVRPEARRVESTTRKPEEVTESTTEKREEEKVEPVQRRPVVRVVTERPHFVVVPSRLLRWRPGDRENKADFGEEEVQPEALLRQRLTSVPVPKDSIHYRLRQLPREQLASPQTPLQIFAQKSEIPSNYQEQQYYPPQKNIVAFLPSTPRPNTFQSRPIPVFPPIQPSSIPRTYSQAYQVSEPSNGSGRVFSNDGNYAPKAQQVPQYLPHPQLLYHQKPPTYNVDANRYNSYQPRPNPYPPTIQGYPIYGPRGLIELLLAYLQQQQTPAPPPGDYANQFPADPRNIIPQPQYVPENSGFTPPAIFIPYPAPADRFQIPVNNVAPVPNNYEYGRIFDQRLNPTLIRQPINTQNRVQRPIPYNNGINPYVRRRGNVFPVNYLIDPQNVNFRQGVPLQAAPLQLQPLYVDTARSHPAPLPLSYPVQSARQGAPVSVTTVSPRSAVETPSSSESQDLPFGFTKKFRSVEVIAPDTEANTPKNQKTDEM